The proteins below come from a single Erythrobacter sp. SG61-1L genomic window:
- a CDS encoding TldD/PmbA family protein: MLDPKAAQERCAAAIDLALKAGADAADAVAIGSSSEEVQVRLGKLEDVGRSESEELGLRVFVGQRSASIHATDMSDAALAELASRAVAMAKAAPEDEYAGLAPAELLAKGPLPELDLVDSSEPSPQELRRLAEEAEDAARAVQGVTNSEGGGASFGRSAVALATSHGFAGAYEATGISLSASVLAGEGGAMQRDYEYRTVRHVADLPSPAEIGRVAGERAVARLNPGKLASQGMTVVFDPRVGNSLLGHLLGAMSGPGIARRSSFLLDRLEEDLFPADILILDDPHRLRGLRSRPFDGEGLPCAPRALVENGRVTGWLTNAASARQLGIGLTGHAARGASGAPGVQPSNVHLAPGKVSRAELIADIEDGVLVTELIGMGVNGVTGDYSRGASGFRIVKGEIAGPVAEFTVAGNLIDMFARMSVADDLDIHRSMDVPTIRIEGITVAGE, from the coding sequence ATGCTTGATCCCAAAGCCGCCCAGGAACGCTGCGCGGCAGCAATCGACCTTGCCCTGAAAGCCGGCGCCGATGCGGCTGATGCCGTGGCGATCGGTTCCTCTTCCGAAGAAGTCCAGGTGCGTCTGGGCAAGCTGGAAGATGTCGGCCGTTCCGAAAGCGAGGAACTGGGGCTGCGCGTCTTCGTCGGCCAGCGTTCCGCCTCCATCCATGCCACGGATATGAGCGATGCGGCTCTGGCCGAACTCGCCAGCCGCGCCGTGGCGATGGCGAAGGCCGCGCCGGAAGATGAATATGCCGGCCTTGCCCCGGCCGAATTGCTTGCGAAAGGCCCGCTGCCGGAACTCGATCTGGTCGATTCGTCCGAACCCAGCCCGCAGGAACTGCGCCGCCTGGCAGAGGAAGCCGAAGATGCCGCCCGCGCGGTGCAGGGTGTGACCAATAGCGAAGGCGGCGGGGCCAGCTTCGGCCGCAGCGCGGTGGCGCTGGCCACCAGCCACGGCTTTGCGGGCGCCTATGAAGCCACCGGCATCAGCCTTTCGGCCAGCGTGCTGGCAGGCGAAGGCGGCGCGATGCAGCGCGATTACGAATATCGCACCGTGCGCCACGTGGCGGACTTGCCGTCTCCGGCGGAAATCGGCCGCGTGGCGGGGGAACGGGCAGTGGCCCGGCTCAATCCCGGCAAGCTGGCCAGCCAGGGCATGACAGTCGTGTTCGATCCGCGCGTGGGCAATTCGCTGCTCGGCCATTTGCTGGGCGCCATGTCCGGCCCCGGCATTGCCCGCCGCTCCAGCTTCCTGCTCGACCGGCTGGAAGAGGATCTCTTCCCGGCTGACATCCTGATTCTGGATGATCCGCACCGCCTGCGCGGCCTGCGCTCCCGCCCCTTCGACGGGGAAGGCCTGCCCTGCGCCCCGCGCGCCTTGGTGGAAAATGGCCGCGTCACCGGCTGGCTCACCAATGCGGCCTCTGCTCGCCAGCTTGGCATCGGGCTGACTGGCCATGCCGCGCGCGGGGCCAGCGGCGCACCGGGCGTGCAGCCCTCCAACGTCCACCTCGCACCGGGCAAGGTGAGCCGGGCGGAACTGATCGCGGATATCGAAGACGGCGTGCTGGTCACGGAACTGATCGGCATGGGCGTGAACGGCGTGACCGGCGATTACAGCCGCGGCGCCTCTGGCTTCCGCATCGTGAAGGGCGAAATCGCGGGGCCGGTGGCCGAATTCACCGTGGCCGGGAACCTGATCGACATGTTCGCCCGCATGAGCGTGGCCGACGATCTGGACATCCACCGTTCGATGGACGTGCCCACCATCCGTATCGAAGGGATAACGGTGGCGGGCGAGTAG
- the lptB gene encoding LPS export ABC transporter ATP-binding protein — MTTLDQTAEAGEPAPQAAVSATAPLPQGGLEVVSIAKSYDKRAVLTDISLSVAKGEVLGLLGPNGAGKTTCFYSIMGLVRPDSGRILMDGVDVTKLPMYRRAILGLGYLPQETSIFRGMTVEQNISCVLEMIEPDKATRQSELERLLDEFGLTRLRSSPAMALSGGERRRCEIARALAAKPSIMLLDEPFAGIDPLSIQDIRHLVIDLKQRGIGVLITDHNVRETLDIVDRACIIYGGQVLFAGSPEDLVADENVRRLYLGESFTL; from the coding sequence ATGACGACACTCGACCAGACAGCCGAGGCGGGCGAGCCCGCCCCACAGGCCGCGGTGAGCGCCACTGCCCCCCTGCCGCAGGGCGGGCTTGAGGTTGTCTCGATCGCCAAGAGCTATGACAAGCGCGCCGTGCTGACCGACATTTCCCTGTCGGTTGCCAAGGGCGAGGTGCTGGGCCTGCTCGGCCCCAATGGCGCGGGCAAGACGACCTGCTTCTATTCGATCATGGGGCTGGTGCGGCCCGACAGCGGCCGCATCCTGATGGACGGCGTGGATGTGACCAAGCTGCCCATGTATCGCCGCGCGATCCTGGGGCTGGGCTATCTGCCGCAGGAAACCTCGATCTTCCGGGGCATGACGGTGGAACAGAACATCTCCTGCGTGCTGGAGATGATCGAGCCGGACAAGGCCACCCGCCAATCCGAGCTGGAACGGCTGCTGGACGAATTCGGCCTGACCCGCCTGCGTTCAAGCCCGGCCATGGCGCTTTCGGGCGGTGAGCGGCGGCGCTGCGAAATCGCCCGCGCACTGGCCGCCAAGCCTTCGATCATGCTGCTGGACGAACCCTTCGCCGGGATCGACCCGCTTTCGATCCAGGACATCCGCCATCTGGTGATCGACCTGAAGCAGCGCGGCATCGGCGTGCTGATCACCGATCACAATGTGCGCGAAACGCTGGATATCGTGGACCGCGCCTGCATCATTTACGGTGGCCAGGTGCTGTTCGCGGGCAGCCCGGAAGACCTCGTGGCCGACGAAAACGTGCGCCGCCTCTATCTGGGCGAGAGCTTCACGTTGTGA